Proteins from a genomic interval of Plasmodium reichenowi strain SY57 chromosome 11, whole genome shotgun sequence:
- a CDS encoding cysteine proteinase falcipain 2b — protein sequence MDYHMDYAPHEVISQQGERFVDKYVDRKFLKNKKSLLVIISLSVLSVVGFILFYFTPNSKKNDLFKNSSVENNNDDYIINSLLKSPNGKKFIVSKIDEALSFYDNKMKDVNKNNNNNTSSDFKGLSLFKENTPSNNFIHNKDYFINFFDNKFLMNNAEHINQFYMFIKTNNKQYNSPNEMKERFQVFLQNAHKVNMHNNNKNSLYKKELNRFADLTYHEFKNKYLSLRSSKPLKNSKYLLDQMNYEEVIKKYREEENFDHAAYDWRLHSGVTPVKDQKNCGSCWAFSSIGSVESQYAIRKNKLITLSEQELVDCSFKNYGCNGGLINNAFEDMIELGGICPDGDYPYVSDAPNLCNIDRCTEKYGIKNYLSVPDNKLKEALRFLGPISISVAVSDDFAFYKEGIFDGECGDELNHAVMLVGFGMKEIVNPLTKKGEKHYYYIIKNSWGEQWGERGFINIETDESGLMRKCGLGTDAFIPLIE from the coding sequence atggATTACCACATGGATTATGCTCCCCATGAGGTAATTTCTCAACAAGGAGAAAGATTTGTTGACAAATATGTTGAtagaaaatttttaaagaataaaaaatcattgttagttattatttcattatcaGTACTTTCAGTTGTtggttttattttattttattttactccaaattctaaaaaaaatgatttattCAAAAACTCTTCAgttgaaaataataatgatgactatataataaatagCTTGCTAAAGAGCCCTAATGGCAAGAAATTTATCGTCTCAAAAATTGATGAAGCCTTATCATTctatgataataaaatgaaagatgtaaataaaaataataacaataatacTTCATCAGATTTCAAAGGTCTTAgtttatttaaagaaaacACACCatcaaataattttattcataataaagattattttataaatttttttgataataaattCTTAATGAATAATGCAGAACATATAAACcaattttatatgtttattaaaactaataataaacaatataattCTCCAAATGAAATGAAGGAAAGATTTCAAGTATTCTTACAAAATGCACACAAAGTAAATATGcataacaataataaaaatagtttatataaaaaagaattaaatagATTTGCTGATTTAACTTATCACgaatttaaaaacaaatatcTTAGTTTAAGATCTTCAAAACCATTAAAGAATtctaaatatttattagaTCAAATGAATTATGAAGaagttataaaaaaatatagagaagaagaaaattttGATCATGCAGCTTACGACTGGAGATTACATAGTGGTGTAACACCTGTAAAGGATCAAAAAAATTGTGGATCTTGCTGGGCCTTCAGTAGTATAGGTTCCGTAGAATCACAATATGCtattagaaaaaataaattaataacCTTAAGTGAACAAGAATTAGTAGATTgttcatttaaaaattatggTTGTAATGGAGGTCTCATTAACAATGCCTTTGAGGATATGATTGAACTTGGGGGTATATGTCCAGATGGTGATTATCCATATGTAAGTGATGCTCCaaatttatgtaatatagATAGATGTACTGAAAAATATGGAAtcaaaaattatttatctGTACCagataataaattaaaagaagCACTTAGATTCTTGGGACCTATTAGCATTAGTGTAGCCGTATCAGATGATTTTGCTTTTTACAAAGAAGGTATTTTCGATGGAGAATGTGGAGATGAATTAAATCATGCCGTTATGCTCGTAGGTTTTGGTATGAAAGAAATTGTTAACCCATTAACCAAGAAAGGAGAAAagcattattattatataattaagaACTCATGGGGAGAACAATGGGGAGAAAGAGGTTTCATAAATATTGAAACAGATGAATCAGGATTAATGAGAAAATGTGGACTAGGTACTGATGCATTCATTCCATTAattgaataa